ACCTGAAAAGGATGGAAAGGTAGGTGGGCTGACAAGCGCTCGATGAGGTCGGAAGAGTAGACAACGGAAGAACAATCGCTGGCGAACTCAAAAAGTGAAACTGGCATCGAAAGCTCCAATCCGAGGGAACGAAACCGAAGACTGTCAATAAATTTCATCAAGATCTACCTTTAGAGTGGACGCTCTGTTGTAACAGTTCTTCCCCCATCTAAACGCAAAGAGAGGCGGTTTATCTCACCGACGAAACCGGAAGGCCGATGACTCGTCCGGATCTGTAATCGGTGGCGGATTGGTCTCGTGGATGCCTGGAAACCGGAAGGTTTTGCCGAGGAGTAGCAGCGGAGGGTTCGCGCGGCGATCGAAAGGAGGCAAGCGTCTGGCTTAGTAAAGAAGCTGGAAGAGGTGACGAGTGCGGTCGCAAACTCCATGTCCAGCCccgcccccctctctctctctctctctctcggggatTTCTAATGGCCTCCGGTTGTGCAAAAAATGATCGCAAGGACGAGGGCATGACCGCTCCTTGCTTCCACGTTTCTTGGCAGCGTTGCTACGGACTTGGGCTGATACACCCGTGCGAACTATCACGGGTGACGTGAACACCTTTTGTTCCATGCATCTGGACCCAGCATATCAGATATTTGATAGTATACTACATCACCCATGCCAATTTTAACGGCTGATCCAGCCCTGCCTTCGACAGAACAGATACTCCGAAGTCTCGCGAACGGGCCCTGATGACGTGAGCTGGGCCCGGCTCTACCGCGCTCCGATCCACTCCACGAGTATCTCACTCCCAATCACATCGATTAGGTTCGAATCTGATTCAACCACGTCACTTACGTCTACCACATGTTATTGCCGAACCTAAATCTCCCACCGAAGGTTCAATCCTTCGACATTAGGAGCTATAGAAACACACCAAAGGTTCTTGCGAATTGTCAAAACATTGTACGGAATATGTATATAAACTTTCATAGAAGAAGgatcatcaaaattgagaaaatatttgatgaagTTCTCCTTCAATTTTTAAGTCGAAATGCGTCAGTGTTGGTACAAATTAGCTTGGGATTATTTTTGTAATTACACTGGTTTAAGAATGCCCGGTCTTGGCTTGGTCGGCGGAGACACACGAACCGAACCCGGTTCAAGAAATGGCTATAAAAGGCGGTTCTACTGATCGGTCGTGGGTTTGGTTAGTACAAGGACAAGGAGGACGAGAGGCGGAGAAATGAACGCTCCGGATCGTTACGAGCGCTTTGTTGTGCCTGAGGGCACCAAGAAGTGAGCAACCAACCCCATCTGTTTTTCCTTTCCTTTGACCCTAATCCTTTCCCATCGTCGATCTTCGTTTTCTTGTTGATAGAATATTTTCGACGGCAGATTAAACCCTCGACGAACTTGTTTTGTTCAAGAATTTCCCTCAAGTTTTTTGGGTTTCTTGATAACGTGATCTTTCTCTTATGCGGATGAAAAATTAGGGTTTCATATGAGAGGGACACCAAGATCGTCAATGCGGCCTCCTTCACCGTCGAGCGCGAAGACCACACGATCGGAAACATCCTCCGAATGTGCACACCCTCTACCTCTGTCGCGTTCCTTTCTTTCTCTAAAACATATGTAATTTATAGCGGatttagttttgtttttgttgtggccGCAGGCAGCTGCACAGAGACCCCAGTGTGCTCTTTGCGGGTTACAAGCTTCCACACCCCTTGCAGTACAAGATCATAGTTAGGGTATGCTTCATCTTTTATCAACCAATAGAACAGATTGGAGCATTGCGTTTGACATGTCTGTGTGCACCTCACCAGATCCAAACGACAAGCCAGTCTTCACCGACTCAGGCATATAACCAGGCGATCGATGACCTCGACAAGGAGCTTGACTATCTGAAGAAGGGTTTCGAGGTTTGCTGCTCACTACTCGTTGTTTAACATCTAAAAGCATGCTGGTGTTCAGTGGTTTAATTTTCTGCAGAGGAACCCAAGGATACGTGACATTTTGAGAAATTCTATTTCAAGGCTTATaatatgtaaccctttctttgtatttgttttttttttgggttcatTTTTGTAATGTCATATCCAATGCATATAGTTTAATGTGCTTTTCACAATATATTTCTAGCACAATCTATAGGAAAAGATCCAGTTTTGCAGCTGGACCCTGTTGAAGATTAAGTCAAGTCAGTCATGTTTCATTGATTACCATTAAATCGTTGTCCATGAttcaattctttttgctatttgcacTGAATATTCttattaaatcatatttattagTATCGAGGTTTTTAGGTTCCTAACACACATTATTGTTAATTACATGCTAGCATAATACTTGTTGGTCGGCATCAGGGGCATGTCAATTGCCATGGGTACTATGCCAGCATAACACTTGTTGGATGCCCCATCTTGAATTTCTAGTGACGTTCTGACACTGTATATGCTGCATGGCATCGGTTGACATGGATGGCATGTGTAACTCTTCATTAGCATTAATGGTTAGATGCCATGTGTATGGTTTGGATGAGAGTCCAACTAACAAGGAATTCCTTGTATGAGAGTTCCAAACCATGGCTGTGTAATTAGTCTGGTTTgaaaaaaaattcatgaattttttcttattttgtggTAGTTCCTCTAGTTTGTGCTCATTTGAGTTCCTCTCCATACATCCACTTTTTGCTTTTTTTCCTAGTTACTTTTACAGAGAACAGCATGTTATTCTGCTGAATTATGTCTTATAGGTTTGAAAAACCCTTTCATTATTCTTCTTTTGATTGCACTACCTACTGCTACAGCCAATCTACTGTCGTTTTAGTCAGACATCTGTCTGAACAGCCTCTTGGTTGGTCAGATCTGATCTTCCAAATGGGGCACCATTTGGTGATgcattatttggtataagtgatccCTATCTAGTACTCTTCATGTTTGGTTCAAGATTCCTTGTCATCTGCTGTTATAAGAAACAATACAACAGATAATGTGTCGTGAAAGCTTGATTTGGTGGTGGGAAAGAACATCCATAAGTCATTGTGCCCAAAGCAGATGGACAGGTGGGTTGGCAGAATAAAAAGCAAGCAATTATATGAGCCAATGTTATGTTATTTTCTTTCCAGCCAGAGTAACTTTGCTGAATGCATTTTTTTGGCTCTGAACTGGacatatggatgaaaataattttgaaggtAACAAGGCAAGTTTTTATGTCATGAAAAACAAAAGATTCAAGGAATCCAGTATCGAAGTCCTTTACATTGAGGAAATTTCCAGTAAAGGGTCATTCGTTATAGAAATTCTTGTATCCTACTGCATGTCAAACTTGTATCACTGAAATTTAAAGCTCAATTAGAGTTATTAATTGAAATATTGGTGACAAAAACTTTTGGGTTCACTCTTACAAATATTGAAGATAGGCAGCTAAATGCTAAATAATATGGTGAATTAGTGGACACGATGGGTCCCGAAAGAAGCAATTTGATGTTGTTATATCTTAATTTTAGGTCAAGTTAAATTTGTATTTGAGTTTGGATTATGATTAGAATCAAATCCTATTCTAATTTTCTAATTTCACTCTTTTCCAGTGATTtctttttttgctaattttttggatttttgggaTGAATTATATGACCAGCCATGTAATCTTTTATAGTTGTTTTTCAGTTTTTCTCAGTATACTGTTTCtctatttctttcttctttcgaCTATCCTATTTACTAACTGAATGACATCTTGTTGTAACCATGATTTACCTGGCACACTGTGTTAGTCAGTTGGCATTGTATGTGCTGTTAACAATATCTATGCAGACTCTAGGAGGCTGTTTTAACAACACTGGCATGTTGGTGGTAAAGAAAAATTCTAGGTGTCTTTTAGACTAGGAACACTCTCATTTGGTTGCTAGTGATAAGGCTATCAGTCGGCTAGCTTTCTCACTGCCAGTGGATTTCTAACCACCAGCACCAAATGACTATAGATGCAGCAACACATTCTTACAGCCAATATATTCATTGTTGCTCATGCTTGAGATATTTGATTAGACAAGTGGATCTTTGGCATGGTTTGTTCAGAGTTAGGCTGCACAATGCAAGTAGGTTGGCTTGAGCTGGTTCACATTCTCAATCTGTTGTCATGATAAGCACAATACCATGTGTTTTTTGAAGTATTCTCTTGTACAAAATGGCTTATAGTGCTTAAATTTTGTGGAATGACATGGTCTGAAAACTATGGTGGTAACAAAAGTTTTATTTGAGcactcttttattattatttattgatctCTTTCCTGAACTGCATCTCTAGGAATTCATTATCAATGTATATAAGCTCCTTCGATTCTAAGTGATACTAAGTTTTAACAATTTTTTTTCTATGAGCAATAATATTCTTTATCAAAATGACCCCGTTGAAATTGTTTCTTTGTCTTTTTCTTTAGTGTAACTGAAGTTGCCTTGATGCATTTATACATGATCTACTTTTTCCAGAGCCTTTAATTACAGATTTAGATCCTTTCTCTTATCTATGCGACACTTGCAACAATATGACTGACATACATTATGGAGCGTGATCTTGAACATATCGAATATATTTGTCCATGATAGTGCTAAACCGTGATGCAGATCTACTGTGATCAATGTATTGGCTTGCCTGTATTGTTCTTATGGTAGCTAGCAATTGGTGCAAACTGTTGGCTGAAAACCCAGGTTTTACTTAATTTCATCTGAATTTAATCCAACTTGATTGTGAATGAGAAGGAAAAATCTTACTGACAAAATTAGGTCATGGAATTAATATAATGCTAGTGATAAGGCTATCAGTTGGCTCAAAATGTCTGTATAAGTGTGCCTGATGCTATTGTATTTCATGAGCTGTCATATTAAGGTCTTCTTCAAGGAAAAATGGTTCCTCAAGACCTATGATAAAACTCAGATCATGTTCCATCTGGTCGTTGGAGAATTGACCGATTTTGTTCAACAATGTCCTATGTGAAGTCTGTCACCTTTTAGTTTGCATGTCAATATTTGCTCCCATGCCATTTGGTTTTCCACTGCTTGACACTTGATTGTCATTTACCCTCTTATGTTTCATGAAACGATATATCACCAACAATAGTGTATTCTAGGAATGCCTCGACAAATACCTTCTTAGTTTGGTAAATTGATTAGTAAATTTTCTCTAGGATGTAAATTCTGAAAGAATTTGATTCTGGTTGCTGATGTATCATTGTCCAAGAATAATGTGCTTTATTGGAATAAAGTTCAGTGATACTTAgatgctcactttcaactacttatTTGCAGGACGAGAAGAACAGGTACGATGAAAAGCTTAGGCAGGGATACTAGGTGGATGATATGGCGGATGAGCGCGAGCTTGAGTAATGTATtgcaagtgtttttttttctgGTGGTGactgaaataattaaaaatttagatTATTAACATGCAATCTATGATGGACATGAACTTTAACGTAATGTGGTGACTTGGGTCTAAGTTTATTACTCAGTGAGTTGGATTATAGAAAGGTTAACTTGAGGACAATGTCTCTCTGCAACATTTGAATTAAATCTGTGGGGATGTTTACATTTGCACACAGCAATCGTGATGTTGGGATTTGTAGGAGGAGGCTTTGATAAGTGTTGTATATAAAGGTAATAATTTTAGCTGTCAATTGATTAGAATAGATTTTTAGCTGTAGATTGAATAGGATAGAGACCTGCCCTTTTGAAGGAATTGAATGGTGCCCTCTCTTATGCTCCAAAACAATACAAGGGTTGATGGAACAACCTTCTCCTACGAATTAATATGAGAGAACCATCCATGGATTAAAGTTGAAAATGATTTCTCAATTGCCACCGTAGGCAGATCCTAATAAATTTCAGTGTGGCAAGAACAGATAGTTTCTTGTTGAAGTTAAAATTCTCGTTAAGTCCCCTTTTATCTTGATAATAAATTACAAGAGTGCATTGCATGTTCCTAACCTTTTGGGCCTTAATTAATATCCTACCAAATTTTACTGCATGTTGTGTACATCCTTGCTCTAGTTGTCCAATGGACCAGGATTCTCATCAGTCAATCGGCATTATACCATCATCCGTGGAGAGTGCCCCTGCCACTGCTGCCTTGTGGGGAAGGCATGGGATTTAACCCCATCCAATTCCCTACCAACAAACAGTTGCAAGGGAGACCGAAGGGCTAAATCCTCAAACCCCATCCTCTCTTCTCCGCCCTTCTCGGTCTCTCTCTCCCTccgcacccccaccccccccccccccccccccccgccttcTCTTCACTCCCaaatctcttcttcctcctcctctaccATGCCAACCCCCCACAGTGGGTAATAAATACTCCCCAACCCCACCAAATTCCCTCCTCCCATACCCTTCCAAGACCAAAAGAAGAAGACCGGCCTCTTCTCACGAAGAGACATGGCTTGTGCCTCTGCACCTCAATCTCTCCTCCTCTgcctctttctcctcttctttgttGCCTCCACATCCCACCTCACATTCTCCGCAGATGTGAGTTCCTTTCTGCACTGTCGCGTGCATTCGTCGTTATGTTGTGGAGTCATGCGCTAACCGTGTAggctttgctttgctttgcttgcgTTCTGAGCCAGGCTGCGGGCGGGCCGACGGCGTCGATGAAGCCGGCGTCGGCGGTGGCGCCGGGGCTCAAATCGGTGCTGATCGACGAGGCCAAGCGGCGCCGACTCAGCAGCTTCCAGATATGCGCTCTCTGCACCTGCTGCGGAGGCCCGCGGGGCATCTGCCTTCCTTCTCCATGCTGCTACGCCATCAACTGCAACATCCCCAACAGGCCCTTCGGTTTCTGCTCCTTCACCCCCAAGACATGCAACTGCTTTGGGTGCCACCTCTGAGACGCTCTTCTTCCCCTCCTAGGTTATGATCTCTACTTGCTTGATCATATCACTGTGTGTGTTGGGAGTGCCAATTGGAAAGGAAGAATGTTCCTTTTGCTTGCCTTGGTATTGGTTTACATGTGT
The window above is part of the Musa acuminata AAA Group cultivar baxijiao chromosome BXJ2-6, Cavendish_Baxijiao_AAA, whole genome shotgun sequence genome. Proteins encoded here:
- the LOC135614717 gene encoding DNA-directed RNA polymerases II, IV and V subunit 11-like; translated protein: MNAPDRYERFVVPEGTKKVSYERDTKIVNAASFTVEREDHTIGNILRMQLHRDPSVLFAGYKLPHPLQYKIIVRIQTTSQSSPTQAYNQAIDDLDKELDYLKKGFEDEKNRYDEKLRQGY
- the LOC135613831 gene encoding uncharacterized protein LOC135613831; translated protein: MACASAPQSLLLCLFLLFFVASTSHLTFSADAAGGPTASMKPASAVAPGLKSVLIDEAKRRRLSSFQICALCTCCGGPRGICLPSPCCYAINCNIPNRPFGFCSFTPKTCNCFGCHL